One stretch of Telopea speciosissima isolate NSW1024214 ecotype Mountain lineage unplaced genomic scaffold, Tspe_v1 Tspe_v1.0012, whole genome shotgun sequence DNA includes these proteins:
- the LOC122647133 gene encoding uncharacterized protein LOC122647133: MTIHSIVIQKLLSTNAHLGRRVAAHHFKVYICGSRNGIAILDSDKTLICLRNACHFIGSPIRQKGRSFFVNTNSLFDEIIEQMATRIGCINDSQWRIGGFLTNCSSPKKIRSRNKKINFGSNQQPDCVVIFDADRKSSVILEADRLQIPIASLVDSNIPLGSYKRITYPIPANDPIQFVYLFRNSITKTVLLERGRIVAMKETVGEEKAHRPELLQALLDKGGLTNERKMELVPHPGIKPHFLATNQFRRPFIREFRSTPYYSSPLELFEAVAPFLNAVSTWAGSSMANGVSGVTDGNVGANSLPGAEVIPSSGTTSTGIPPLLSLQIPKGGHGHLASLFFDKDLVPDRSSLPEQSGKVVTTEPQVDHSSTATPGASAAHNCFEEGWVESERTRLNDFLQTEQDLWGAPQLPRSPSPSNDSQKLLDAFIAQETEVLSTERTTATKSPPFGGPPAHEASPPPPPLAPAPAEVPHAPHNFDPNFPEKEIGGETPSQIYNNLVIASSSKRRPPSLDLQIFKTCAIFEGKSKILHKMNDLDPGGGWLTRGAKRIRNRMGNEFSPDTLGEILQDLERSGTGSSHFKYFFKRRDQGF, encoded by the coding sequence ATGACAATCCATTCTATTGTTATTCAAAAATTACTGAGTACGAACGCACATCTAGGCCGTCGGGTAGCTGCTCACCATTTCAAAGTCTATATCTGTGGTTCCAGAAATGGAATTGCTATTCTCGATTCAGATAAGACACTGATTTGTTTACGAAACGCTTGTCATTTTATAGGATCTCCCATTCGTCAAAAAGGCCGTTCCTTCTTTGTAAATACCAATTCGTTATTCGATGAGATAATAGAACAAATGGCGACGAGAATCGGCTGTATCAATGATTCTCAATGGAGGATCGGGGGGTTTTTGACCAATTGTTCAAGTCCGAAAAAAATCCGTTCGAGAAACAAGAAGATCAATTTCGGGTCGAACCAACAACCAGATTGTGTAGTTATTTTTGATGCAGATAGAAAGTCCTCGGTCATACTTGAAGCTGATCGATTACAAATACCTATTGCATCTTTAGTGGATTCGAATATCCCATTGGGATCCTATAAAAGAATCACTTATCCCATTCCAGCGAATGATCCTATACAGTTTGTATATCTATTTCGTAATTCGATCACGAAAACAGTTCTTCTTGAACGGGGAAGAATCGTTGCGATGAAGGAGACTGTGGGAGAAGAAAAAGCTCATAGACCAGAGCTACTACAAGCACTTTTAGATAAAGGGGGGTTAACTAACGAAAGAAAGATGGAACTTGTTCCCCACCCAGGAATAAAACCACATTTCCTTGCTACTAATCAATTTAGGCGCCCTTTCATCCGGGAATTTAGGTCTACCCCTTATTACTCTTCCCCACTCGAGCTCTTCGAGGCCGTCGCCCCATTCCTCAATGCTGTTAGCACTTGGGCTGGAAGTTCGATGGCGAATGGTGTATCGGGGGTGACAGATGGAAATGTGGGGGCTAATAGTCTGCCGGGGGCGGAGGTGATTCCTAGTTCCGGAACGACTTCAACGGGAATACCACCCCTGCTCTCCCTACAGATCCCAAAAGGGGGCCACGGCCACCTcgcttctcttttttttgataaagaccTGGTGCCCGACCGGTCTTCTCTGCCTGAACAAAGCGGAAAAGTGGTCACGACCGAACCGCAAGTTGACCACTCCAGTACCGCTACTCCGGGAGCATCCGCTGCTCATAACTGTTTTGAAGAAGGGTGGGTCGAGAGCGAGAGAACCCGTCTGAACGACTTCCTTCAGACGGAACAAGACCTTTGGGGAGCACCTCAACTGCCAAGGTCCCCCTCTCCCTCCAATGATTCCCAAAAGCTGTTAGACGCTTTTATTGCGCAGGAGACGGAGGTGCTTTCTACTGAAAGGACCACTGCAACAAAATCCCCACCCTTTGGTGGCCCTCCGGCTCACGAGGCGTCCCCGCCCCCGCCCCCGCTAGCGCCAGCACCGGCGGAAGTACCCCACGCCCCCCATAATTTTGACCCCAATTTTCCGGAGAAAGAGATTGGAGGAGAAACCCCTTCTCAAATCTATAACAACCTGGTCATCGCTAGCTCGTCGAAGAGAAGACCTCCTTCGCTTGATTTGCAAATCTTTAAAACTTGCGCTATCTTTGAGGGCAAGAGCAAAATACTCCACAAAATGAATGACCTTGATCCTGGTGGAGGCTGGCTTACACGGGGGGctaaaagaataagaaatagGATGGGGAATGAGTTTTCCCCGGATACTTTGGGTGAAATCCTCCAGGATCTCGAACGTAGTGGCACCGGGAGCTCCCACTTTAAGTATTTTTTCAAGAGAAGAGACCAGGGattctag
- the LOC122647134 gene encoding LOW QUALITY PROTEIN: DNA polymerase-like (The sequence of the model RefSeq protein was modified relative to this genomic sequence to represent the inferred CDS: substituted 1 base at 1 genomic stop codon): MDVYAQILRYIIQKGEEDPNNVLTGIFIRVYLNGDQESSEIELPLSYSEIGDLIEQLKEAGVGSDEPREVQVIGQGKKHYYKYITALKPKSKVKRRPFIVADIETVLVDDNHVPYAVGFLVVRPGEDVASIPYYMLETYFSEDHKSFIPKFEDRSNRILYLFLERIEAVVKQDKSIRSIYFHNLSRFDGIILIKYLASKGERYKIKPLLRNHQLYKLSVYLGKKLLFTFKDSYTLLPNSLASLSKTLCPELGSKGFIPHDEVKVSNLLDKSEELLEYMRQDIRLLGGVMLKAQDIYRSQFNVEIEKLLTISALALSIYRTNYYDQESSPIHIPSRNEDSFIRGGYYGGHADAYIPYGENLYYYDINSLYPYIMKEYPMPGGKPVWQGHLEDQDLSSLFGFIEAYVECPSHINRPFLPYRDNNNTLVFPTGKFVGVYYSEELKFARDLGYKIIPLRGYLYEKKISPFDKFITTVYGNRLEAKKRGDDAMVYVYKILMNSLYGRFGINPESTITKICDKEEYESYFLMDDFIYGDKLSDKYXKVSYVSNKVDVADSEWNPPRISAVQLSAAITACSRIHMYPFISRPDCYYTDTDSVVLGSPLQEDLISSTELGKFKLEHKVHKGYFLAPKAYALDMGHDDPIIKYKGPAKGSVNLDWFVLQYKDPSLIKVVDIDSSFSINWHTLEIGKKESQYRLGTPASSKRDPVYDENNKWINTLPKEVIDFCGQDNTILKLVLKEESIYRELLTEKDQEIVKLKQELHKVLAYKEQDVAKHQSMNPSSDAAANLPDAPRTESPTVLDQPTLYKDPPNKVNKKNKVNKKNAKKKSKDDDT; encoded by the coding sequence ATGGATGTCTATGCTCAGATTTTAAGATATATCATCCAAAAAGGTGAGGAAGACCCTAATAATGTGCTTACAGGTATCTTCATTCGAGTCTATCTCAATGGTGATCAGGAATCTAGTGAAATAGAGTTGCCTCTGAGCTACTCTGAAATAGGTGATCTAATCGAGCAATTAAAGGAAGCCGGCGTAGGTAGTGATGAACCTAGAGAGGTACAAGTAATAGGGCAAGGTAAGAAGCATTATTACAAATATATAACAGCACTCAAACCGAAGAGTAAGGTTAAAAGGAGGCCTTTCATTGTAGCCGATATAGAAACGGTTCTAGTCGATGACAATCATGTACCTTACGCTGTGGGTTTCTTAGTGGTCCGGCCGGGTGAAGATGTAGCTTCCATACCTTATTATATGTTAGAAACCTATTTCAGTGAAGATCATAAGTCTTTTATACCTAAATTTGAGGATAGGAGTAATAGAATTCTATATCTCTTTTTAGAGCGTATAGAAGCAGTTGTGAAACAAGATAAATCAATTCGAAGTATTTACTTCCATAATTTATCACGATTCGATGGtattatattaattaaatatttagCTTCAAAAGGGGAAAGGTATAAAATAAAACCTCTTTTGAGGAACCATCAATTATATAAGTTATCAGTGTATCTTGGAAAGAAACTCCTCTTCACTTTCAAAGATTCATACACTCTGCTTCCTAATAGTCTGGCTTCATTGTCCAAAACATTATGCCCGGAATTAGGTTCGAAAGGTTTCATCCCACATGACGAAGTGAAAGTGTCAAATCTTCTTGATAAGAGTGAAGAATTGTTAGAATACATGAGACAAGATATCCGTCTCTTAGGTGGTGTTATGCTTAAGGCTCAAGATATTTATAGGAGTCAGTTTAATGTTGAGATCGAGAAACTCTTGACAATATCAGCGCTAGCTCTTTCAATCTATCGTACGAACTATTACGATCAAGAAAGTAGTCCTATCCATATACCAAGTAGAAACGAAGATAGTTTCATTCGGGGTGGTTACTATGGAGGTCATGCGGATGCATATATACCATATGGTGAGAATTTATATTATTACGATATAAACTCTTTATATCCTTATATCATGAAAGAATATCCTATGCCGGGTGGTAAACCTGTATGGCAGGGTCATTTGGAGGACCAGGATTTGTCCTCCTTGTTTGGATTTATTGAGGCATATGTAGAGTGTCCTAGTCATATTAATCGACCTTTCCTCCCTTATAGGGATAATAATAATACATTAGTTTTCCCAACTGGTAAATTCGTAGGTGTCTATTATAGTGAAGAGTTGAAATTTGCCCGCGATTTGGGATACAAGATTATACCACTAAGGGGGTACTTGTATGAGAAGAAGATAAGTCCATTCGATAAGTTTATAACAACCGTCTACGGAAACAGACtagaagcaaagaaaagagGTGATGATGCTATGGTATATGTGTACAAGATACTAATGAACTCGTTGTACGGTAGATTTGGTATAAATCCTGAAAGTACTATAACTAAAATATGCGATAAAGAGGAATATGAATCTTATTTTTTAATGgatgattttatttatggggataAACTGAGCGATAAATATTAAAAAGTCTCTTACGTTAGCAATAAAGTAGATGTAGCCGACTCTGAGTGGAATCCACCCCGGATATCGGCTGTTCAATTGTCCGCTGCTATTACTGCTTGTTCTCGTATTCATATGTACCCATTCATATCCAGACCCGACTGTTACTATACGGATACAGACTCTGTAGTTCTAGGAAGTCCTCTTCAAGAAGATTTAATCTCTTCCACGGAATTGGGTAAGTTCAAGCTGGAGCACAAAGTCCACAAAGGTTACTTCTTAGCACCTAAGGCTTATGCCTTAGACATGGGCCATGATGACCCTATAATTAAGTATAAGGGTCCTGCTAAAGGCTCTGTCAATTTAGATTGGTTTGTGTTACAATACAAGGATCCTTCTCTAATAAAGGTTGTCGACATTGATTCGTCATTCAGTATAAATTGGCATACACTTGAAATAggcaaaaaggagtcccaatACCGCCTGGGAACCCCTGCGAGTTCCAAAAGAGACCCTGTGTATGATGAGAACAATAAGTGGATAAACACACTACCTAAAGAAGTAATTGACTTTTGTGGTCAAGATAACACTATTCTCAAATTAGTGTTAAAAGAAGAATCTATATATAGAGAGCTGTTAACCGAAAAAGATCAGGAAATCGTCAAATTAAAGCAAGAATTACATAAAGTGCTTGCCTATAAAGAGCAAGATGTTGCTAAACATCAATCAATGAACCCATCCTCGGATGCTGCTGCTAATCTTCCTGATGCACCGCGCACTGAATCTCCAACCGTATTAGACCAACCTACTCTGTACAAGGACCCACCCAACAAGGTGAATAAAAAGAACAAGGTGAATAAAAAGAATGCTAAGAAAAAATCAAAGGATGATGATACCTAA
- the LOC122647135 gene encoding uncharacterized protein LOC122647135 produces the protein MCVDFRDLNKASPKDDFPLPHIDILVDNTAGHALLSFMDGFSGYNQIIMAPQDKEKTSFITQWGTFHYKVMPFGLKNAGATYQRAATTVLHDLIHKEVEVYVDDMIVKSKTRQGHVEALRKFLERIKEYQLRLNPQKCVFGATAGKLLGFMVSERGIEVDPSKIKAIREMPPPQTEKEIRGFLGRIQYISRFISRLTTVCEPIFKLLKKDQPKVWNQQCQKAFDHIKEYLTNPPVLMPPITGQPLLLYLSVTETSMGSMMAQHCPEGHAEQAVYYLSKKFIGYEERYTALEKTCAALIWATKRLRHYMLAHPVMLVSRMDPIKYLFEKPALTGRLARWLLLLSEFDIKHVTQKSIKGRAIADHLSAHPIPETRPLEDVFPDEDIVNIETTESVGVWQLFFDGAANQRGYGAGILLITPDGSHIPLAFRLNLGCTNNIAEYEACAIGLEAAISIGIQKLEVYGDSSVVICQMQGKWKTRDEKLRPYQEYVESLAQQFHSISFDYYQRDYNRFADALATLASMVDANPNDCIRPFVVEQREQPAYHEINALTIDGRPWYANIVDYIQEKKYPEEATKQERRFQRRYATQFILLEGILYKRSYDGIQLLCVDEEQAQTVMDKIHQDICGPHMSARMLAKKVFANLIRVPPSELYTLSSPWPFATWGIDVIGKVTPKASNGHEFVLVAVDYFTKWVEAQSYAKLTAAKRHKSSPYRPQTNGAVEAANKNMKRILEKMAERNTDWADKLPYALWAYRTSIRTSTGATPYSLVYGMEAVLPVELEVPSLRVLMESQIPEAEWLRRRYEELNLIDEKRMRALDHTNKYQLRVARAFNKKVHPRQLQVGDLVLKEQRAPLHDPRGKFKPNWSGPFTITEILPGKAVRLVDLDGEELRYLTNMDQLKKYHV, from the exons ATGTGCGTGGACTTTAGGGACCTGAATAAAGCAAGCCCTAAAGATGATTTCCCATTACCACACATCGATATCCTTGTCGATAACACGGCAGGGCACGCACTCCTATCTTTTATGGATGGCTTCTCGGGTTATAACCAGATTATAATGGCACCCCAGGATAAAGAAAAGACCTCCTTTATCACACAATGGGGGACATTTCATTACAAGGTGATGCCATTCGGACTCAAGAATGCTGGGGCAACCTACCAAAGAGCAGCAACCACAGTACTCCACGACCTTATACATAAGGAAGTGGAAgtctatgttgacgatatgATTGTCAAGTCAAAGACTAGGCAGGGGCATGTGGAAGCTCTTAGAAAGTTTCTAGAAAGGATCAAAGAATATCAATTAAGGCTAAACCCCCAGAAATGCGTTTTCGGGGCAACAGCAGGAAAACTTCTAGGCTTCATGGTAAGTGAGAGGGGCATAGAGGTAGATCCCTCCAAGATAAAGGCTATAAGAGAAATGCCTCCTCCTCAGACGGAGAAAGAAATAAGGGGTTTCCTAGGGAGGATTCAATACATCAGCAGATTTATCTCCCGACTAACTACTGTCTGTGAGCCTATCTTCAAATTACTCAAGAAAGATCAACCCAAAGTATGGAATCAACAGTGTCAAAAGGCGTTTGATCATATCAAGGAATATTTGACTAATCCGCCTGTTTTGATGCCACCTATTACTGGGCAACCCCTATTGCTGTATTTATCAGTCACAGAGACATCAAtgggatcaatgatggcccagcATTGTCCAGAAGGACATGCGGAACAAGCCGTCTACTACTTGAGCAAGAAATTCATTGGATACGAAGAACGATATACAGCCCTGGAAAAGACTTGTGCAGCGTTAATATGGGCTACGAAGCGCCTGAGACATTACATGCTTGCCCATCCTGTGATGTTGGTTTCCAGAATGGATCCAATAAAGTACCTATTTGAGAAACCAGCGCTAACAGGGCGGCTCGCTCGATGGCTCCTATTACTCTCAGAGTTTGACATCAAGCATGTCACACAAAAATCTATCAAAGGTAGGGCCATCGCTGATCATCTATCAGCCCATCCAATCCCTGAAACCAGACCCCTAGAGGACGTTTTCCCGGATGAAGATATCGTTAACATTGAAACCACTGAATCAGTAGGGGTTTGGCAGTTATTCTTTGATGGAGCAGCTAATCAAAGGGGATATGGAGCAGGAATACTTCTGATAACACCAGATGGATCTCATATACCCTTGGCATTCAGGCTCAATTTAGGTTGTACAAATAACATAGCAGAATATGAGGCTTGTGCCATAGGTTTAGAGGCGGCCATATCAATCGGAATCCAGAAATTAGAGGTCTATGGAGATTCATCAGTTGTCATTTGCCAAATGCAAGGGAAGTGGAAGACCAGAGATGAAAAGTTGAGACCATACCAAGAGTACGTTGAGAGTCTTGCGCAACAATTTCATAGCATCTCATTCGACTACTACCAGAGAGATTACAATCGTTTTGCAGATGCATTGGCAACCTTAGCTTCCATGGTCGATGCCAACCCAAATGATTGTATTCGACCATTCGTTGTGGAGCAAAGAGAACAACCAGCTTACCATGAGATAAATGCTCTTACAATAGATGGTCGACCATGGTATGCTAACATCGTGGATTATATCCAGGAAAAGAAGTATCCTGAAGAGGCCACTAAACAAGAGAGGCGCTTCCAGAGAAGATATGCAACACAATTCATTCTCCTCGAAGGTATCCTGTACAAGAGATCCTACGACGGGATACAATTATtatgtgttgatgaagaacaggcACAAACCGTCATGGATAAAATACACCAGGATATATGCGGACCCCATATGAGTGCAAGGATGCTTGCAAAGAAG GTCTTTGCAAACTTGATACGTGTACCTCCTTCAGAATTATACACCCTCAGTTCGCCATGGCCATTCGCAACCTGGGGTATCGACGTTATAGGAAAAGTCACCCCCAAAGCTTCTAATGGACATGAGTTCGTGTTAGTGGCcgtcgactacttcaccaagtgggttgaggcaCAGTCATATGCCAAGCTCACAGCagccaag AGACACAAGTCGTCGCCATACAGACCACAAACCAACGGGGCAGTTGAAGCTGCGAACAAGAACATGAAGCGCATCCTGGAGAAGATGGCCGAAAGAAACACAGATTGGGCTGATAAACTTCCGTACGCATTATGGGCTTACAGAACTTCCATTCGAACCTCTACTGGGGCAACGCCATATTCTTTGGTTTACGGGATGGAAGCAGTCCTTCCAGTCGAATTGGAGGTACCTTCCTTAAGGGTCCTCATGGAAAGCCAGATCCCTGAAGCAGAATGGCTCAGGAGAAGATATGAGGAATTGAACCTTATTGATGAAAAAAGAATGCGTGCTCTAGACCATACTAATAAATATCAACTCAGGGTAGCTAGAGCATTTAACAAAAAGGTTCACCCTCGACAGCTGCAAGTTGGAGACCTAGTGCTGAAAGAACAGAGGGCACCCCTTCATGATCCACGGGGCAAGTTCAAGCCTAATTGGAGTGGCCCCTTTACCATCACAGAAATTCTTCCCGGAAAAGCCGTCAGATTGGTGGATCTTGATGGGGAAGAGTTGCGTTATTTGACGAATATGGACCAACTCAAGAAATATCATGTTTAA